A window of the Bacillus sp. A301a_S52 genome harbors these coding sequences:
- a CDS encoding HAMP domain-containing histidine kinase: protein MSANRSPHKQSLLKYWTTRYVAAICIGLAVITLFSVLWIRHSAYVQKVDNLQMAAGMIAQQLSEEGEVVPLPPPVNIPRPHLQHYVYELDIDGNVLSSSTASPNLLFDDEFIDTTERVHILEDAGTGEQYMTVKEPITDENTTTGWVAISELNRPPTIEDRHEYGLLAVMIVSLGFIGWGAMYLLTKKLSKPIVQVADAAKHIQAGRYDVNLPSNLPQREMNELIQSFKKMAERLDQLESLRTQLLAGVTHELKTPVTSISGLLQAIQDGVVSENEAATFIRTALGESERLKTMISDLVEFNSFAVHDVPVKSRLFSLNDSISTIVRRFNMTQTNPALTIVLHQAEEDVLIEVDEIRLQQILSNILANSISAVGKEDGFISLTVETTAHSHFAYVYVEDNGEGIAVTDQPFVFERFYRGENKKYKERGFGIGLPLSQVLAEAMGGQLTLVESRPGKTVFLLKLVKKT from the coding sequence GTGTCAGCAAACCGTTCACCTCATAAACAATCACTACTTAAATATTGGACAACCCGTTATGTGGCGGCTATATGTATTGGATTAGCCGTCATAACCTTATTTTCTGTGCTTTGGATTCGGCACTCGGCCTATGTCCAAAAGGTGGACAACCTTCAAATGGCTGCAGGGATGATAGCTCAACAGTTATCTGAAGAGGGAGAAGTGGTTCCTCTCCCACCACCAGTAAACATCCCCCGTCCTCACCTGCAGCATTACGTATATGAATTGGATATAGACGGGAATGTGCTCTCTTCCTCAACCGCATCACCCAATTTATTATTTGATGACGAGTTTATTGATACTACCGAAAGAGTCCACATACTTGAAGATGCTGGTACAGGCGAACAATATATGACTGTCAAAGAACCAATCACAGATGAAAATACAACAACCGGCTGGGTCGCCATCAGCGAACTAAACAGACCGCCAACAATTGAAGACCGTCATGAATACGGTCTGCTTGCAGTGATGATAGTGAGCCTAGGCTTCATAGGCTGGGGGGCAATGTATCTACTAACAAAGAAATTATCAAAACCAATCGTACAAGTGGCTGATGCGGCTAAACATATACAAGCAGGCCGATATGATGTTAATCTACCTTCTAATCTGCCTCAACGTGAGATGAATGAGCTCATTCAATCTTTTAAAAAAATGGCGGAACGATTAGACCAGCTTGAATCCCTTCGCACTCAGTTGCTTGCCGGAGTTACCCATGAACTTAAAACACCGGTAACGTCCATTAGCGGCCTCCTTCAAGCTATCCAAGATGGCGTTGTCTCAGAGAATGAGGCTGCCACATTTATTCGAACTGCCCTAGGGGAATCAGAGCGCTTAAAAACCATGATCTCCGACCTAGTAGAATTTAATTCATTCGCCGTTCATGACGTCCCTGTAAAAAGCCGTTTATTCTCATTAAACGACTCTATTTCTACTATCGTCCGCCGTTTTAACATGACACAAACTAACCCTGCATTAACCATTGTGCTTCATCAAGCAGAAGAGGATGTTCTTATTGAAGTGGATGAGATACGCCTACAGCAAATTCTCTCGAACATATTAGCAAATTCAATAAGTGCCGTTGGAAAAGAAGACGGCTTCATCTCGCTCACCGTGGAAACCACTGCCCACTCCCACTTTGCTTATGTGTATGTGGAAGACAATGGTGAAGGTATAGCGGTCACCGATCAACCGTTTGTTTTTGAACGTTTTTACAGGGGAGAAAACAAGAAATATAAAGAACGAGGTTTTGGAATCGGTTTACCATTAAGCCAAGTACTAGCTGAAGCGATGGGAGGCCAATTAACTTTAGTTGAAAGCCGCCCAGGTAAAACCGTCTTTCTTCTTAAATTAGTCAAGAAAACATGA
- a CDS encoding response regulator transcription factor, which translates to MEKILIVEDEPAINQVLTAYLKKAGYSVKQAFEGDQALAIFKSYHPSLVLLDVMLPGKNGWELLQMFRKLRPCPIIMLTALNQLNHRLQGFEGGADDYIPKPFYGEEVVARVKAVLHRTHMQNEEENNNRYFGKLHIDLDAHRVTVNDTEIVLPPREMALLIFLSAHPNKTFTRDHLLNAVWGVDFIGSDRAVDLSIKRLRKYLSDWHHEDGEIKTIRGLGYQFSVSKPFTS; encoded by the coding sequence ATGGAAAAAATCCTAATAGTTGAGGATGAACCTGCAATCAATCAAGTATTGACCGCCTATTTAAAAAAAGCAGGCTATTCTGTCAAACAAGCTTTTGAAGGGGATCAAGCTCTAGCTATATTTAAATCTTATCATCCTTCTCTCGTTCTTCTCGATGTCATGCTTCCTGGAAAAAACGGATGGGAATTATTACAAATGTTCAGAAAACTTCGTCCGTGTCCAATTATTATGCTGACAGCATTAAATCAACTCAATCATCGTTTACAAGGATTTGAAGGCGGAGCTGATGACTATATTCCAAAGCCATTTTACGGAGAAGAGGTTGTCGCTCGTGTAAAGGCCGTTCTCCATCGTACACACATGCAAAATGAAGAGGAAAACAATAACCGATACTTCGGTAAATTACACATTGATTTAGATGCCCACCGAGTCACCGTTAATGATACAGAGATTGTTCTTCCCCCTCGTGAAATGGCCTTACTTATCTTTTTATCCGCTCATCCAAACAAAACATTTACGCGTGATCATTTATTAAACGCTGTTTGGGGTGTTGATTTTATTGGCAGTGATCGGGCCGTCGATTTATCTATAAAACGGCTCAGAAAATATTTATCCGATTGGCACCATGAAGACGGGGAAATCAAAACTATACGTGGATTGGGGTATCAATTCAGTGTCAGCAAACCGTTCACCTCATAA
- a CDS encoding CotH kinase family protein, which yields MRTSYCRLLSILMLGTIVLLIGSLVLLPINFRAYAEESSTITINPVFTADTISDVNIEIDEEEWQDILNNPLDKTYKIASVTYNGETIDNVGFRTKGNSSLTNVANSESERYSFKIDFQQYTDQTLHGYTKINLNNNFSDPSYMREYLHYELLSQMGVPTPDYSYVNLSINGELYGLYLAIENIEEPYLERHFGDTTGNLYKADEGASLQWNDNMTIDDTALDLKSGLANNSQLLSFIESLSSKKNSDSYFNVDQFLRYLAVNTVLANMDSYQGRLQHNYYLYELDGTFTFLAWDHNMSFGGFSMGASQDEQLTMLIDEPTQGAVENFPLIDYVLSNEDYKEDYHNYLQDSIDLLENFDEAVMEVTELIDESVQNDPTAFYSYDDFLANTGVEAIDNVPGITGFINERTKNVQQQLDGDIPSYENGEGLSDDMGGAMQGGPPGDLPDDLSEEVRENMPGAPGGDWEAPEGVELPGYTEDRGEMPSNMGRPNRETGRSSADNLYEGITVGVLGLALVGVTVFFSRFRRHI from the coding sequence ATGAGAACTAGTTATTGCAGGTTATTGTCCATCCTAATGCTCGGAACGATCGTGTTATTAATTGGCTCACTCGTCCTGCTCCCCATCAATTTCCGTGCATATGCAGAGGAATCTAGCACCATCACTATTAATCCTGTATTCACAGCCGATACAATAAGTGATGTTAATATTGAAATTGATGAAGAAGAGTGGCAAGATATTCTTAACAACCCCCTTGATAAAACTTATAAAATCGCATCAGTCACTTATAACGGCGAAACCATTGACAATGTTGGATTTCGCACAAAAGGAAATTCTTCGTTAACGAATGTAGCCAATTCGGAATCAGAACGCTATAGTTTTAAAATCGACTTTCAGCAGTATACTGATCAGACTTTACATGGTTACACTAAGATTAATTTAAATAATAACTTTTCGGATCCATCCTATATGAGAGAGTATTTACATTACGAACTGCTAAGTCAAATGGGAGTGCCCACACCTGATTACTCTTACGTCAATCTCTCCATAAACGGAGAGTTATACGGTCTTTATTTAGCGATAGAAAATATAGAAGAACCCTATTTAGAAAGGCATTTCGGTGACACCACAGGGAATTTATATAAGGCTGATGAAGGGGCTTCTCTCCAATGGAATGACAACATGACTATAGATGATACAGCGCTTGATTTAAAGTCAGGTCTTGCCAACAATAGTCAGCTGCTGAGTTTTATTGAATCACTGTCTAGCAAAAAAAATAGTGATAGCTACTTCAATGTCGATCAATTCTTACGTTACCTTGCTGTTAACACTGTGCTTGCAAATATGGATAGCTATCAAGGAAGGCTGCAACATAACTACTATCTATATGAATTAGATGGTACCTTCACTTTTCTTGCTTGGGATCATAATATGTCATTCGGCGGTTTTAGTATGGGGGCATCGCAAGACGAACAACTGACGATGCTTATTGATGAGCCCACACAGGGAGCAGTTGAGAATTTCCCACTTATTGATTATGTCCTCTCAAATGAAGATTATAAAGAGGATTACCATAACTATTTGCAAGATAGCATTGATTTACTTGAAAACTTCGATGAGGCTGTCATGGAGGTAACAGAGTTAATTGACGAATCGGTTCAAAATGACCCTACCGCCTTTTACTCTTACGATGATTTCCTTGCTAACACTGGTGTGGAAGCCATTGACAATGTTCCAGGTATCACTGGATTTATCAATGAACGAACCAAAAACGTCCAACAGCAATTAGACGGTGACATCCCATCATATGAAAATGGTGAAGGGTTAAGTGATGATATGGGTGGCGCCATGCAAGGTGGGCCCCCAGGCGACTTGCCAGACGATTTATCTGAAGAGGTTAGAGAAAATATGCCTGGTGCTCCAGGAGGAGATTGGGAAGCACCTGAAGGGGTGGAATTGCCGGGATACACCGAAGACAGAGGGGAGATGCCAAGCAATATGGGTCGCCCTAATCGAGAAACGGGACGTTCGTCAGCGGACAATCTATATGAAGGTATTACTGTTGGCGTGCTAGGTCTCGCTTTGGTCGGTGTCACTGTGTTCTTCTCACGCTTTCGACGGCATATTTAA
- a CDS encoding DUF4956 domain-containing protein: protein MENEQLSFSDFLQTDVLDHFQTDITLIQIVITMAVSLAIGMFIYTLYKRTFSGVLYSKNFNITLIGLAMITSFVIMAIGSNLILSLGMVGALSIVRFRTPIKDPTDLVFLFWALAAGIVAGAGFYTLAILGSLIVGLVLFIIMKKTTAEIPYLFVVNCLNNESEKVVYQQLKEQVNRFNVKQKTVTADQIEITLEIRLKGNEPDFVNHIASLKGVENAVLISYNGDYLQ from the coding sequence ATGGAAAACGAACAACTATCATTCTCAGATTTTCTTCAAACTGATGTACTCGACCATTTTCAAACAGATATTACGCTTATTCAAATTGTGATCACAATGGCAGTTTCTTTAGCCATCGGCATGTTTATCTATACCTTATATAAACGAACATTCAGCGGTGTGCTCTACTCAAAAAATTTCAACATTACATTAATTGGTCTGGCCATGATTACATCATTCGTCATTATGGCTATCGGATCCAATTTAATTTTATCACTTGGGATGGTTGGCGCTCTATCTATCGTGCGATTCCGTACACCAATTAAAGATCCGACAGATTTAGTTTTTCTATTTTGGGCATTGGCAGCCGGAATTGTGGCCGGTGCAGGCTTTTACACTCTCGCAATTTTAGGCTCTCTCATCGTCGGGCTTGTCCTATTCATCATTATGAAAAAAACAACGGCGGAAATCCCTTATTTATTTGTCGTCAATTGCCTTAATAATGAAAGTGAAAAAGTCGTCTACCAACAATTAAAAGAGCAGGTAAATAGATTTAACGTTAAGCAAAAAACAGTCACTGCTGATCAAATTGAAATAACACTAGAAATTCGATTGAAGGGAAACGAGCCTGATTTTGTCAACCATATCGCATCCCTTAAAGGTGTAGAAAATGCCGTGCTTATTAGTTATAACGGGGACTATTTACAATAA
- a CDS encoding polyphosphate polymerase domain-containing protein, translated as MSTSLTFRHELKYYVNYHQYILIAQRLRRCMNLDPHANASGEYHIRSIYLDDVTNKALQEKQAGVSDREKFRIRMYNQCDEVIHVEKKIKRNIYVAKVKEAIPRATLNKLLQFDYSVLDGTNSRLLKEVRYEMKNRLLRPKVIVDYIREAYTARTGNVRITFDKDLRTGLHKTNPYDEGLYTVKALDEPLYIMEVKYDEYIPSYICDIVQMNGLQRQSASKYTICRKYNKTNSWEDQ; from the coding sequence ATGAGTACATCGTTAACTTTTCGTCATGAGCTGAAATATTACGTCAATTACCACCAGTATATTCTTATAGCTCAGCGGCTAAGACGCTGTATGAACCTCGATCCCCATGCTAATGCCTCTGGAGAGTATCACATTCGTAGCATTTATTTAGACGATGTGACTAATAAAGCTTTACAGGAAAAACAGGCAGGTGTCAGTGACCGAGAAAAATTTCGTATTCGGATGTATAACCAGTGCGACGAAGTCATTCATGTTGAGAAAAAAATTAAGCGTAATATCTATGTGGCTAAGGTAAAAGAGGCGATTCCCCGAGCCACTCTCAATAAACTACTGCAATTCGACTACAGCGTATTGGATGGAACAAATTCTCGTTTACTTAAAGAAGTCCGCTATGAAATGAAAAATCGACTTTTACGCCCAAAAGTCATCGTCGATTATATTCGTGAGGCATACACAGCCAGGACCGGGAATGTCCGGATTACGTTTGACAAAGATTTACGGACAGGCCTTCATAAGACAAACCCCTACGATGAAGGTTTATATACTGTTAAAGCATTAGATGAACCACTATACATTATGGAAGTGAAGTATGATGAATACATTCCAAGTTACATTTGTGACATTGTGCAAATGAATGGCTTGCAGCGCCAATCTGCTTCAAAATACACGATTTGCCGAAAATATAATAAAACGAACTCATGGGAGGATCAATAA
- a CDS encoding ketoacyl-ACP synthase III — translation MDHIKIKDVAIYHPDNVVDNDFYIDHFNRQGKDIRKFLAHMGREKRYIIDNDHENGLTMAINASKRALAKAGLTGRDLDMIIFSTQVPETTFPSNAMYVHDAIDASHDTIVYDSNANCAGMTVAVEQAAHYLNSNRYMQRALIVGSDFNSLISNPQEEITYANYGDGAAALILEKTTDPSGFIDSISFNNSATRDKIKYPESGLSQSLRGTAESDYIKWLPFDGAVCMPPTFDMIETLFARNNITAKDIKMFCLSQFALSNIEKFQQHFELHDEQIAYVGNKYGYTGTSSPFFAFHDSLEEARIQRGDYVLFWSVGAGFQVVAALFKY, via the coding sequence ATGGATCATATTAAGATTAAAGATGTGGCTATTTATCACCCTGATAATGTTGTAGATAATGATTTTTATATTGATCACTTTAATAGGCAAGGAAAAGATATTAGAAAATTTCTTGCTCATATGGGGAGGGAAAAGCGTTACATTATTGATAATGATCATGAAAATGGTTTGACGATGGCGATAAATGCTAGTAAGAGGGCATTAGCAAAAGCTGGACTAACAGGCAGGGACTTGGACATGATTATCTTTTCCACACAAGTGCCTGAAACCACTTTTCCTTCAAATGCGATGTATGTTCACGACGCTATTGATGCTAGCCATGACACGATAGTCTATGATTCAAATGCCAACTGTGCGGGAATGACGGTAGCAGTGGAGCAAGCGGCGCACTATTTAAACTCAAATCGGTATATGCAGAGAGCACTCATTGTTGGCTCCGATTTCAATAGTCTCATTAGTAACCCACAAGAAGAAATTACGTATGCTAATTATGGGGATGGGGCAGCGGCACTAATTCTCGAAAAAACGACTGATCCAAGCGGCTTTATTGATAGTATTAGTTTTAATAACTCTGCCACCCGTGACAAAATAAAATACCCGGAAAGTGGTTTGTCACAATCATTGCGGGGGACTGCCGAAAGTGACTACATAAAATGGCTCCCTTTTGATGGCGCTGTATGTATGCCTCCCACATTCGATATGATAGAGACGTTATTTGCTCGCAATAACATAACAGCGAAAGATATTAAGATGTTTTGTTTATCACAGTTTGCTTTAAGTAATATTGAAAAATTCCAGCAGCATTTTGAACTTCATGACGAGCAGATTGCTTATGTCGGTAATAAGTACGGTTACACAGGGACTAGCAGTCCATTTTTTGCTTTTCACGATTCTTTGGAAGAGGCACGAATACAAAGGGGCGATTATGTCTTATTTTGGTCAGTTGGAGCAGGCTTCCAAGTAGTGGCGGCTCTATTTAAATATTAG
- the erm gene encoding 23S ribosomal RNA methyltransferase Erm: protein MRKHNKRNRKVRKCIEGPNFSGQHFMHHKPTIRELIQLASIGSEDTVVDIGAGKGALTFPLSDRGCQVLAVEYDKALATYLKEKAKCYNNIHVFHQNILGVPLPKRPFKVVANIPYAITTEIMKKLLCDSASMLQNGVIVMEYGAAKRFTSFPQKNPDIILWRMWFDLKIIKRLPASYFSPPPSVSSAVLKIRRKTTPLISYKNGQHFHALVSYALAYPIQPLSRALSGIFTPRQVTHLVKTLNVSRETSINQLREEQWKTVFETMSKHVDRRYWPSAKKKR, encoded by the coding sequence ATGAGAAAACACAATAAACGAAACAGAAAGGTACGAAAATGCATTGAAGGTCCCAATTTTTCTGGCCAACATTTTATGCACCATAAGCCGACGATACGTGAATTAATTCAACTTGCGTCTATTGGTTCTGAAGATACAGTCGTAGACATAGGTGCAGGTAAAGGCGCTTTAACATTTCCTTTGAGTGATAGAGGTTGCCAAGTGTTAGCGGTGGAATATGATAAGGCACTTGCCACATATTTAAAGGAAAAAGCTAAGTGTTATAACAATATTCACGTTTTTCATCAAAATATCTTAGGAGTTCCTCTTCCTAAACGACCGTTTAAAGTGGTTGCCAATATCCCTTATGCTATTACAACGGAGATTATGAAGAAGCTCCTCTGTGACTCGGCGTCAATGCTTCAGAATGGGGTTATTGTTATGGAATATGGTGCGGCCAAAAGGTTCACAAGCTTCCCGCAGAAAAATCCTGACATTATCTTGTGGCGTATGTGGTTTGATTTAAAGATTATAAAGCGTCTTCCAGCAAGTTATTTTTCGCCTCCTCCGAGTGTGTCATCAGCTGTTTTAAAAATACGAAGAAAAACGACACCACTCATTTCTTATAAAAATGGCCAACATTTTCATGCTTTAGTCAGCTATGCACTCGCCTATCCGATACAACCGTTGTCACGGGCACTTAGCGGCATCTTTACCCCACGTCAAGTAACACATCTTGTAAAAACATTGAACGTGAGCCGTGAAACAAGTATTAATCAATTGCGTGAAGAACAGTGGAAGACCGTGTTTGAGACGATGAGCAAGCATGTTGACCGTCGTTATTGGCCGTCGGCGAAAAAGAAGCGATAG
- a CDS encoding YoaP domain-containing protein, which produces MTFIHISETDLNDLHICCALGAKQYSAAIDAKKAWLSDRMKEGLVFYRLDDRAKVFIEYLPAEAAWAPIHAPNYMFINCLWVSGRHQGDGHATHLLDRCKEDAISRGMDGIVHIAGSKKFPFLSDPRFLKHMGFNVVDKVAPYFQLYAHKFHERGVQPTFKTNKPLPVKEHGIDIFYTAQCPFASGLISDLEAVTLAKGIPFHSFELQTLDDAQHAPSPWTTFAIFYNGTFQTHRMMSVNKFEGFLEDLSTHGTEV; this is translated from the coding sequence ATGACATTTATTCACATTTCAGAAACAGATTTAAACGACCTGCATATTTGCTGTGCGCTTGGTGCTAAGCAGTATTCAGCTGCTATCGACGCAAAAAAAGCATGGCTCAGTGACCGTATGAAGGAAGGACTCGTTTTCTACCGACTAGATGACAGGGCAAAGGTTTTTATTGAATATTTACCGGCAGAAGCAGCCTGGGCACCTATCCACGCTCCTAATTATATGTTTATTAATTGTCTATGGGTGTCTGGCCGCCACCAAGGGGACGGCCACGCTACCCATTTGTTAGACAGATGCAAAGAAGATGCTATCTCACGGGGAATGGATGGTATCGTCCATATAGCTGGATCGAAGAAATTTCCCTTCTTAAGTGACCCACGCTTTTTGAAACATATGGGCTTTAATGTCGTTGATAAAGTTGCCCCTTACTTCCAGCTATACGCACACAAATTTCATGAACGTGGTGTCCAACCCACATTTAAAACCAACAAACCGCTTCCTGTAAAAGAACATGGTATTGATATTTTTTACACTGCCCAGTGTCCTTTCGCAAGCGGATTAATATCTGACTTAGAAGCCGTTACGTTGGCTAAGGGTATTCCCTTTCACAGTTTTGAACTACAGACTTTGGATGATGCACAACATGCCCCTTCCCCATGGACAACCTTTGCAATATTTTATAATGGCACATTTCAAACACACCGTATGATGAGCGTTAACAAATTCGAGGGCTTCCTAGAAGATCTTTCTACTCATGGGACTGAAGTCTAA
- a CDS encoding AraC family transcriptional regulator yields MESLDKMNEAMAYIEEHLTEMINFKEVARIACCSEYHFKRMFSFLAGVTLSEYIRRRRLTMAALTLRETSLRVIDVAMMYGYQSPDAFARAFQAVHDVTPSDVRTGDHSLKAFPKMTFQLTIKGGNEMNYRLEAKEPFRLVGVKQRVSLIYRGENREIASLWKTLSEEAALEIKQLSNTTPSGLLSVCTNFSEGREDGGTLDYYIAAATTKAAPDHLSVLEVPALTWAIFEVEAPYPEALQETWGQIYSEWFPTSLYEAAEGPEILWHAEEEKEDVSTHKSAIWIPVQKQRDLK; encoded by the coding sequence ATGGAATCGCTTGATAAAATGAATGAGGCTATGGCCTATATTGAGGAACATTTAACCGAGATGATTAATTTTAAAGAGGTGGCGAGAATTGCTTGCTGTTCTGAGTATCACTTCAAGCGAATGTTTTCATTTCTCGCAGGGGTAACGCTATCTGAGTACATTCGTCGCAGACGTCTCACAATGGCTGCTTTGACATTGAGGGAGACATCGTTACGCGTTATTGATGTGGCAATGATGTATGGCTATCAATCACCTGATGCATTTGCAAGAGCGTTCCAAGCGGTTCACGATGTGACGCCTTCAGATGTGAGAACAGGTGATCATTCTCTAAAAGCTTTCCCTAAAATGACATTTCAACTGACGATAAAAGGAGGGAATGAGATGAACTATCGTTTAGAAGCAAAAGAACCTTTTCGACTTGTAGGAGTAAAGCAACGGGTGTCCCTTATTTACCGTGGAGAGAATCGAGAAATAGCTTCATTATGGAAGACGTTATCTGAGGAAGCAGCGTTGGAAATTAAACAACTGTCTAATACGACGCCTTCAGGGTTATTAAGTGTCTGTACCAATTTTTCTGAAGGAAGAGAAGATGGTGGCACATTGGATTATTATATTGCCGCTGCGACTACAAAGGCGGCTCCTGATCACTTGTCAGTTTTAGAAGTTCCAGCATTGACGTGGGCGATATTTGAAGTGGAAGCACCTTATCCGGAAGCACTGCAAGAAACATGGGGACAAATATATTCGGAATGGTTTCCGACTTCATTATATGAAGCGGCAGAAGGACCGGAAATACTTTGGCATGCAGAAGAAGAGAAGGAGGACGTTTCAACGCACAAAAGTGCTATATGGATTCCAGTACAAAAACAGCGGGATTTAAAGTAG
- a CDS encoding AraC family transcriptional regulator, giving the protein MTSEHAHHKAPTNWECFIYKLLDVEVIQTTKESSKLSNTFELLIVKSGKARLTIDQESFLLFKEEVCIIHPSQVYSLKAKNKPFEFLVITFDCFIDMNDGNRPFVRLQDKKSDRFPLKGRYTLSDTSSVMELGKRLFHMRESDGNIDLFQQRILFEKLLHVIIHHIKKSAPKDTLKAMEKSRLYMEHHFQESMSIEHLASKIDVSPKYFSSLFKKEFGISVTEYVTRLRINKAKSLLVKDIKIRDVANEVGYNDEYYLSRKFKQLVGMSPSAYRERRTKKIAAYDFFSVGHLLALNIYPFAAPIHPKWTSYYFHHYRKDIPIHLSAFQVNKDWQANIALLEKHSPDVILAKDGINSEEKDNLATIAPVIYYPQSVNWRKQFQIIASILDEEIEAQTWLKHYDEKVAYTRQQLKKTRERETVLPLRFHRGALYFDNSRTIEDVLCGDLQISLCSCEKSFKRNDTVSVEDIINLNPDHILLNVCQETKTLESWESLQQSSLWHDIRAVRNHSIHFISSDPWREYSASAHGRVLNEVLAILG; this is encoded by the coding sequence ATGACGAGCGAACATGCCCACCATAAAGCTCCTACTAATTGGGAGTGCTTTATTTATAAATTGTTAGATGTGGAGGTCATTCAAACGACTAAGGAATCATCGAAACTGTCCAACACATTTGAACTTCTTATTGTTAAGAGTGGAAAGGCACGCCTTACTATAGATCAAGAAAGCTTTTTGCTATTTAAAGAAGAGGTGTGTATCATTCATCCATCTCAAGTTTACAGCCTGAAAGCAAAAAATAAACCATTTGAGTTTCTTGTAATAACATTTGATTGTTTTATAGATATGAATGATGGCAATCGACCATTTGTGAGATTACAAGATAAAAAAAGCGATAGATTCCCATTAAAAGGAAGGTATACCTTAAGTGATACCTCTTCCGTGATGGAGCTAGGAAAGCGACTTTTTCACATGAGGGAAAGCGACGGTAATATAGATTTATTTCAGCAAAGAATACTATTCGAAAAATTGTTGCACGTGATTATTCACCATATAAAAAAATCCGCACCAAAAGATACACTTAAAGCAATGGAAAAAAGCCGTTTGTATATGGAGCATCATTTTCAAGAAAGTATGTCTATTGAACATCTTGCTTCTAAAATTGACGTTAGTCCAAAATATTTTTCGTCTTTATTTAAAAAAGAGTTTGGTATTAGTGTCACGGAATATGTCACAAGACTAAGAATAAATAAGGCAAAATCATTGTTAGTTAAGGATATTAAAATACGGGATGTTGCCAATGAAGTCGGCTATAATGATGAATACTATTTGAGCCGCAAATTTAAACAATTAGTCGGGATGTCACCTTCTGCTTATCGAGAGAGACGGACAAAAAAAATAGCCGCCTATGATTTTTTCTCAGTTGGTCACCTGCTAGCATTAAATATCTATCCGTTTGCTGCCCCAATTCACCCTAAGTGGACGTCGTACTATTTTCATCACTATCGCAAGGACATCCCCATTCATTTAAGTGCTTTCCAAGTAAATAAAGATTGGCAAGCGAATATTGCCCTTTTAGAAAAGCATTCACCTGATGTGATTCTTGCTAAAGATGGTATTAATTCTGAGGAAAAAGACAATTTAGCAACAATTGCACCAGTTATTTATTATCCTCAATCCGTTAATTGGCGTAAACAGTTTCAAATAATTGCATCCATTTTGGATGAAGAGATAGAAGCGCAAACGTGGTTAAAACATTACGATGAAAAAGTCGCTTATACGAGACAGCAATTGAAAAAGACCCGAGAACGAGAAACAGTTTTACCCTTACGATTCCATAGGGGTGCTCTCTATTTTGACAATAGTCGGACGATTGAAGATGTCCTTTGTGGTGATCTGCAAATCTCTTTATGCTCGTGTGAAAAGTCATTCAAGCGGAATGATACTGTATCTGTAGAGGATATTATCAATTTAAATCCAGATCATATTCTTTTGAATGTCTGTCAAGAAACGAAGACGCTTGAAAGTTGGGAAAGTCTGCAGCAATCATCGTTATGGCACGATATTAGAGCCGTAAGAAACCATTCTATTCACTTCATTTCCTCTGATCCTTGGAGAGAATATTCAGCTAGTGCCCATGGACGGGTATTGAATGAAGTATTAGCCATACTCGGTTAA